The following are from one region of the Pseudomonas putida genome:
- a CDS encoding L-serine ammonia-lyase — translation MSLSVFDLFKIGIGPSSSHTVGPMRAAARFAEGLRRDGLLASTASVKAELYGSLGATGKGHGSDKAVLLGLEGEHPDIIDTDTIPARLQAIRDSGRLNLLGEHSIAFIEKQHLAMIRKPLDYHPNGMIFRAFDEAGLQIRSREYYSVGGGFVVDQDAAGHDRIVEDSTPLTYPFKTAKELLGHCTAQNLSVSQVMLANEAAWRPEAQTRAGLLRIWQVMQDCVEAGCRHEGILPGGLKVKRRAPALYRQLSRHPEASLRDALSVLDWVNLYALAVNEENAYGGRVVTAPTNGAAGIVPAVLHYYMRFVPGANEDGVVRFLLTAAAIGILYKENASISGAEVGCQGEVGVACSMAAGALCEVMGGSVQQVENAAEIGMEHNLGLTCDPIGGLVQVPCIERNAMGSVKAINAVRMALRGDGQHYVSLDKVIRTMRQTGADMKSKYKETARGGLAVNIIEC, via the coding sequence ATGTCACTGAGCGTCTTCGACCTGTTCAAGATCGGCATCGGCCCCTCCAGTTCCCACACAGTCGGCCCGATGCGCGCCGCTGCGCGTTTCGCCGAAGGGTTGCGCCGTGATGGCCTGCTTGCCAGCACCGCCAGCGTCAAGGCCGAGCTGTATGGCTCGCTCGGCGCCACCGGCAAAGGCCACGGCAGCGACAAGGCCGTGCTGCTGGGCCTCGAAGGTGAACACCCCGATATCATCGACACCGACACCATCCCTGCCCGCCTGCAGGCCATCCGCGACAGCGGTCGGCTGAACCTGCTCGGCGAGCACAGCATCGCCTTCATCGAAAAGCAGCACCTGGCGATGATCCGCAAGCCGCTGGATTACCACCCCAACGGCATGATCTTCCGCGCCTTCGACGAGGCCGGCCTGCAAATCCGCAGCCGCGAGTACTACTCGGTGGGCGGCGGTTTCGTGGTCGACCAGGACGCCGCCGGCCACGACCGCATCGTCGAGGACAGCACACCACTGACCTACCCGTTCAAGACCGCCAAGGAACTGCTCGGCCACTGCACGGCGCAGAACCTGTCGGTGAGCCAGGTGATGCTGGCGAACGAGGCCGCCTGGCGCCCGGAAGCGCAAACCCGCGCCGGGCTGCTGCGCATCTGGCAGGTGATGCAGGATTGCGTCGAAGCCGGTTGCCGGCATGAAGGCATTCTGCCGGGCGGGCTCAAGGTCAAGCGCCGGGCGCCAGCGTTGTACCGTCAGCTGAGCCGCCACCCGGAGGCCAGCCTGCGCGATGCCCTGTCGGTGCTTGACTGGGTCAACCTCTACGCCCTGGCGGTAAACGAGGAAAACGCCTACGGCGGACGTGTGGTCACCGCACCCACCAACGGCGCAGCGGGCATCGTCCCGGCAGTGCTGCACTACTACATGCGCTTCGTACCGGGTGCCAACGAGGACGGGGTGGTGAGGTTCCTGCTCACCGCCGCGGCCATCGGCATCCTGTACAAGGAAAACGCCTCCATCTCCGGCGCCGAAGTGGGCTGCCAGGGCGAGGTCGGCGTGGCCTGCTCGATGGCCGCCGGGGCGCTGTGCGAGGTGATGGGCGGCAGCGTGCAACAGGTGGAAAACGCTGCCGAAATCGGCATGGAACACAACCTGGGCCTGACCTGCGACCCGATCGGCGGGCTGGTCCAGGTGCCTTGCATCGAGCGCAACGCCATGGGCTCGGTAAAGGCGATCAACGCGGTGCGCATGGCCTTGCGCGGCGACGGGCAGCACTACGTGTCGCTCGACAAGGTGATCCGCACCATGCGCCAGACCGGCGCCGACATGAAAAGCAAATACAAAGAGACCGCCCGTGGCGGCCTGGCCGTCAACATCATCGAATGTTGA
- a CDS encoding leucyl aminopeptidase, whose amino-acid sequence MELVVKSVAAASVKTATLVLPVGENRKLGAVAKAVDQASEGAISAVLKRGDLAGKPGQTLLLQSLPGLKAERVLLVGSGKDEALGDRAWRKLVASVAGVLKGLNGADAVLALDDIAVSNRDAHYGKYRLLAETLLDGDYVFDRFKSQKAEPRTLKKVTLLADKAGQAEVERALKHAGAIATGMAFTRDLGNLPPNLCHPSFLAEQAKDLGKAHKALKVEVLDEKKIKDLGMGAFYAVGQGSDQPPRLIVLNYQGGKKTEKPFVLVGKGITFDTGGISLKPGAGMDEMKYDMCGAASVLGTLRAVLELQLPVNLVCLLACAENMPSGGATRPGDIVTTMSGQTVEILNTDAEGRLVLCDTLTYAERFKPQAVIDIATLTGACIVALGSHTTGLMGNNDDLVGQLLDAGKRADDRAWQLPLFDEYQEQLDSPFADMGNIGGPKAGTITAGCFLSRFAKAYDWAHMDIAGTAWVSGGKDKGATGRPVPLLTQYLLDRAGA is encoded by the coding sequence ATGGAACTGGTTGTAAAAAGCGTAGCTGCTGCATCCGTAAAAACCGCCACCCTGGTCCTCCCGGTAGGTGAAAACCGCAAGCTCGGCGCCGTGGCCAAGGCCGTGGACCAGGCCAGCGAAGGCGCCATCAGTGCCGTGCTCAAGCGTGGCGACCTGGCCGGCAAGCCGGGCCAGACCCTGCTGCTGCAGAGCCTCCCGGGCCTGAAGGCCGAGCGCGTATTGCTGGTGGGCAGCGGCAAGGACGAAGCGCTTGGCGACCGCGCCTGGCGCAAACTGGTTGCCAGCGTCGCCGGTGTGCTCAAGGGCCTGAACGGCGCTGATGCCGTGCTGGCACTGGACGACATCGCAGTCAGCAACCGCGACGCCCACTACGGCAAGTACCGCCTGCTGGCCGAAACCCTGCTCGATGGCGATTACGTGTTCGACCGCTTCAAGAGCCAGAAGGCCGAACCACGCACCCTGAAGAAGGTCACCCTGCTGGCCGACAAGGCCGGCCAGGCCGAGGTCGAACGTGCGCTCAAACACGCCGGCGCCATCGCCACCGGCATGGCCTTCACCCGCGACCTCGGCAACCTGCCGCCCAACCTGTGCCACCCAAGCTTCCTGGCCGAACAGGCCAAGGACCTGGGCAAGGCGCACAAGGCGCTGAAGGTCGAAGTACTGGACGAGAAGAAGATCAAGGACCTGGGCATGGGCGCGTTCTACGCCGTCGGCCAAGGCAGCGACCAGCCACCACGCCTGATCGTGCTCAACTACCAGGGCGGCAAGAAGACCGAGAAGCCGTTCGTGCTGGTGGGCAAGGGCATTACCTTCGACACCGGCGGCATCAGCCTCAAGCCTGGTGCCGGCATGGACGAAATGAAATACGACATGTGCGGTGCCGCCAGCGTGCTCGGCACCCTGCGTGCGGTGCTCGAACTGCAGCTGCCGGTCAACCTCGTGTGCCTGCTGGCCTGCGCCGAGAACATGCCAAGTGGCGGCGCCACCCGCCCGGGTGACATCGTCACTACCATGAGCGGGCAGACCGTGGAAATCCTCAACACCGACGCCGAAGGCCGCCTGGTGCTGTGCGACACCCTGACCTACGCCGAGCGTTTCAAGCCGCAGGCAGTCATCGACATCGCCACCCTGACCGGTGCCTGCATCGTCGCCCTGGGCAGCCACACCACCGGCCTGATGGGCAACAACGACGACCTGGTCGGCCAGTTGCTCGACGCTGGCAAGCGCGCCGACGACCGTGCCTGGCAGCTGCCGCTGTTCGATGAGTACCAGGAACAACTGGACAGCCCGTTCGCCGACATGGGCAACATTGGTGGGCCGAAGGCCGGCACCATCACCGCCGGCTGCTTCCTGTCGCGCTTTGCCAAGGCCTACGACTGGGCGCACATGGACATCGCCGGCACCGCCTGGGTCAGTGGTGGCAAGGACAAGGGCGCCACTGGCCGCCCTGTGCCCCTGCTGACCCAGTACCTGCTGGACCGCGCTGGCGCCTGA
- a CDS encoding DNA polymerase III subunit chi, translated as MSKVDFYILPTDSLSARLDFACKLCEKAWRLGHRVYLHCQDAEQRDELDQRLWRFKGEAFVPHDLAEVHADASVALGLAADSAGNHHDLLINLGAGVPGFVGQFERVAEIVVEEPGIRQSARDRFRFYREQGYALQDHRLQRL; from the coding sequence ATGAGCAAAGTCGATTTCTACATCCTGCCCACCGACTCGCTGTCGGCGCGGCTCGATTTCGCCTGCAAGCTGTGCGAAAAGGCCTGGCGCCTCGGCCACCGGGTCTACCTGCATTGCCAGGACGCCGAGCAGCGCGATGAGCTGGACCAACGCCTGTGGCGCTTCAAGGGCGAGGCCTTCGTGCCCCACGATCTCGCGGAGGTGCATGCCGACGCCAGCGTGGCATTGGGCCTGGCGGCCGACAGTGCAGGCAATCACCACGACCTGCTGATCAACCTGGGCGCCGGCGTACCGGGCTTTGTCGGCCAGTTCGAGCGGGTGGCCGAAATCGTCGTTGAGGAGCCTGGCATCCGCCAATCGGCCCGTGACCGATTCCGTTTCTACCGTGAACAGGGCTATGCTCTGCAAGACCACCGCTTACAGCGACTTTGA
- the lptF gene encoding LPS export ABC transporter permease LptF gives MIVFRYLSREVLVTLSAVSAVLLVIIMSGRFIKYLAQAAQGVLDPSVLFLIMGFRLPGFLQLILPLGLFLGILLAYGRLYLESEMTVLSATGMSQQRLLGLTMAPAALVALLVAWLSLSLAPLGVAQVQQIISQQDALTEFDTLVPGRFQTLRDGSRVTYTEELSDDRINLAGVFISEKRFNQDKTKDRAPSVLVAEKGHQEIQADGNRYLVLENGYRYDGNPGQADYRAIKYDTYGVLLPKPEVSEEVTEREAVPTSELIGKKGLRERAELQWRLSLPILVFVVTLLAVPLSRVNPRQGRFLKLLPAILLYMAYLTMLISVRGALEKGKLPIALGMWWVHGLFLLIGLGLMYWEPLRLKRAARRAEVAHG, from the coding sequence TTGATCGTCTTTCGTTATCTGTCCCGCGAGGTCCTGGTGACCTTGAGCGCCGTCAGCGCCGTGCTGCTGGTGATCATCATGAGTGGGCGCTTCATCAAGTACCTGGCCCAGGCTGCCCAGGGCGTGCTCGACCCGAGCGTGCTGTTCCTGATCATGGGCTTCCGCCTGCCGGGCTTCCTGCAGCTGATTCTGCCTCTGGGGCTGTTCCTCGGCATTCTGCTGGCGTACGGGCGCCTGTACCTGGAAAGCGAGATGACCGTGCTGTCGGCCACCGGCATGAGCCAGCAACGCCTGCTGGGCCTGACCATGGCCCCCGCCGCGCTGGTCGCCCTGCTGGTGGCCTGGCTGAGCCTCAGCCTGGCGCCGCTGGGCGTGGCCCAGGTGCAGCAGATCATCAGCCAGCAGGATGCCCTGACCGAGTTCGATACCCTGGTGCCAGGCCGCTTCCAGACCCTGCGCGACGGTTCGCGGGTGACGTACACCGAAGAGCTGTCGGACGACCGCATCAACCTGGCCGGCGTGTTCATCTCCGAGAAACGCTTCAACCAGGACAAGACCAAGGACCGTGCGCCGTCGGTGCTGGTTGCTGAAAAAGGCCACCAGGAAATTCAGGCTGACGGCAACCGCTACCTGGTACTGGAAAACGGCTACCGTTACGACGGCAACCCGGGCCAGGCCGACTACCGCGCCATCAAGTACGACACTTACGGCGTGCTGCTGCCCAAGCCGGAGGTCAGCGAGGAAGTGACCGAACGCGAGGCCGTCCCCACCTCCGAGCTGATCGGCAAAAAGGGCCTGCGTGAGCGCGCCGAGCTGCAATGGCGGCTGTCGCTGCCGATCCTGGTGTTCGTCGTCACCCTGCTGGCGGTACCGCTGTCGCGGGTCAACCCGCGCCAGGGCCGCTTCCTCAAGCTGCTGCCGGCAATTCTTCTGTACATGGCCTACCTGACAATGCTGATTTCCGTACGTGGCGCCCTCGAGAAGGGCAAACTGCCGATCGCCCTGGGCATGTGGTGGGTCCACGGCCTGTTCCTCCTGATCGGCCTGGGCCTGATGTACTGGGAACCGCTGCGCCTCAAGCGCGCCGCCCGTCGTGCGGAGGTGGCCCATGGGTAA
- a CDS encoding DNA polymerase III subunit chi yields MDKPSPLPDSTHLLDDLESIRQLLGDADLQPPLLTETVEQIPLLLEEAPGNPVPVAEPVEPEPEDDPQTRRQDTLLHLESELRAAAQMIMQDVINDFTPHIENEIKRRLDARIERLIKRSE; encoded by the coding sequence ATGGACAAGCCCTCCCCCCTGCCCGACTCCACCCATCTGCTCGATGACCTCGAGTCGATCCGCCAGCTGCTTGGCGACGCCGACCTGCAACCACCGCTGCTGACCGAGACGGTGGAGCAGATCCCGTTGCTGCTGGAAGAAGCGCCCGGCAACCCTGTGCCTGTGGCCGAACCGGTTGAGCCCGAGCCCGAAGACGACCCGCAGACCCGCCGCCAGGACACCCTGCTGCACCTGGAAAGCGAGCTGCGCGCGGCGGCGCAGATGATCATGCAGGACGTTATCAACGACTTTACCCCGCACATCGAGAACGAGATCAAGCGCCGGCTGGATGCGCGGATCGAGCGGTTGATCAAGCGTTCCGAGTAA
- the lptG gene encoding LPS export ABC transporter permease LptG, whose product MGKLDRYIGQSVLLAILAVLGIILGLASLFAFIDEMSDLSDTYTVMEAGNFVLLTAPRRLYEMLPMAALIGCLIGLGSLASSSELTIMRAAGVSIGRIVWAVMKPMLVLMLVGLLIGEYVAPVTENKAQADRSLAQGGGDAQSSKRGMWHRQGEEFVHINAVQPNGLLLGVTRYRFDSERKIVTSSFARRAQYQDDHWLLADVRTTFFRGDHTEVVNTPQERWDVSLTPQLLNTVILAPESLSITGLWDYIHYLSDQGLNNARYWLAFWTKVLQPMVTAALVLMAISFIFGPLRSVTLGQRVFTGVLVGFVFRIAQDLLGPSSQVFGFPPLLAVVIPAGICALAGVWLLRRAG is encoded by the coding sequence ATGGGTAAGCTCGACCGTTACATCGGCCAGAGCGTGCTGCTGGCCATTCTCGCCGTACTGGGGATCATCCTTGGCCTGGCCTCGCTGTTCGCCTTCATTGATGAAATGAGCGACCTCAGCGATACCTACACGGTGATGGAGGCGGGCAACTTCGTTTTGCTCACCGCCCCACGGCGCCTCTACGAAATGCTGCCGATGGCCGCCCTGATCGGTTGCCTGATCGGCCTGGGCAGCCTGGCCAGCAGCAGCGAACTGACCATCATGCGCGCCGCCGGAGTGTCCATCGGCCGCATCGTCTGGGCGGTGATGAAGCCGATGCTGGTGCTGATGCTGGTCGGCCTGCTGATCGGTGAATACGTGGCACCGGTGACCGAGAACAAGGCCCAGGCCGACCGTTCCCTGGCACAGGGCGGTGGTGATGCGCAAAGCTCCAAGCGCGGCATGTGGCACCGCCAGGGCGAGGAGTTCGTGCACATCAACGCCGTGCAGCCCAACGGCCTGCTGCTGGGGGTGACCCGCTACCGCTTCGACAGCGAGCGCAAGATCGTCACCTCGAGCTTTGCCCGCCGAGCGCAGTACCAGGATGACCATTGGCTGCTCGCCGACGTGCGCACCACCTTCTTCCGTGGCGACCACACCGAAGTGGTGAACACGCCGCAAGAGCGCTGGGATGTTTCGCTCACGCCGCAACTGCTCAATACCGTGATCCTGGCGCCGGAGTCGCTGTCCATCACCGGGCTGTGGGACTACATCCACTACCTGTCAGACCAGGGGCTGAACAATGCCCGTTACTGGCTGGCGTTCTGGACCAAGGTGTTGCAGCCGATGGTGACCGCGGCGCTGGTGCTGATGGCGATTTCCTTCATCTTCGGCCCGCTGCGTTCGGTGACCCTGGGCCAGCGCGTATTCACCGGTGTGCTGGTGGGCTTCGTGTTCCGCATCGCCCAGGACCTGCTGGGGCCGTCGAGCCAGGTGTTCGGCTTCCCGCCGCTGTTGGCGGTGGTGATTCCGGCAGGCATCTGTGCGCTGGCCGGTGTGTGGTTGTTGCGCCGGGCCGGTTGA
- a CDS encoding RDD family protein — MSKPLLTPQGDFPPVGLGRRLAAMFYDFLLCTALLIVTAGAYKMIQMAIIGEARMRELTEAGALDGDPLLSTVLLFALFGFFAKFWIHGGQTLGMQVWGVRVQNADGTAISLWQALLRFVVSIASWLCLGLGFLWVLIDKRKRGWHDIYSESQLVRVPKQKK; from the coding sequence ATGTCCAAGCCTCTGCTCACACCCCAGGGTGATTTTCCGCCGGTCGGCCTGGGCCGGCGCCTGGCGGCGATGTTCTACGACTTCCTGCTGTGCACGGCGCTGCTTATCGTGACCGCCGGTGCCTACAAGATGATCCAGATGGCGATCATCGGCGAAGCTCGCATGCGTGAGCTGACCGAAGCTGGCGCGCTGGACGGCGACCCGCTGCTGTCGACGGTGCTTCTGTTCGCCTTGTTCGGCTTCTTTGCCAAGTTCTGGATCCATGGCGGGCAGACCCTGGGCATGCAGGTGTGGGGCGTGCGGGTACAGAACGCAGACGGCACGGCTATCAGCCTGTGGCAGGCACTGTTGCGCTTTGTGGTGTCGATCGCGTCGTGGCTGTGCCTGGGGCTGGGGTTCCTCTGGGTGCTGATCGACAAGCGCAAACGCGGCTGGCATGACATTTATTCGGAAAGCCAACTGGTGCGGGTGCCGAAGCAGAAGAAATGA
- the gcvT gene encoding glycine cleavage system aminomethyltransferase GcvT: MSETLLKTPLHALHLELGARMVPFAGYDMPVQYPLGVLKEHLHTREQAGLFDVSHMGQITLRGSDAAKALESLVPVDIIDLPVGMQRYAMFTNEQGGILDDLMVANLGDDTLFLVVNAACKDQDLAHLQAHIGNLCEIQPLFEQRALLALQGPAAVKVLERLAPEVAHMTFMQFRRVKLLGEDCFVSRSGYTGEDGYEISVPAQAAEALARRLLAEPEVQPIGLGARDSLRLEAGLCLYGHDMNTETTPVEASLLWAISKVRRADGTRAAGFPGAEAIFAQQRNGVARKRVGLLPQERTPVREGADIVDANDKPVGKVCSGGFGPTLGAPVAMGYIDSEHAAIDTPLFAVVRGKKVALKVSKMPFVAQRYYRG, translated from the coding sequence ATGTCCGAAACACTGCTCAAGACCCCACTGCACGCCCTGCACCTGGAACTGGGTGCGCGCATGGTGCCGTTCGCCGGCTATGACATGCCCGTGCAGTACCCGCTGGGCGTGCTCAAGGAACACCTGCACACCCGCGAGCAGGCCGGCCTGTTCGATGTCTCGCACATGGGCCAGATCACCTTGCGCGGCAGCGATGCCGCCAAAGCCCTGGAAAGCCTGGTGCCGGTGGATATCATCGACCTGCCGGTGGGCATGCAGCGCTATGCCATGTTCACCAATGAGCAAGGCGGCATCCTCGACGACCTGATGGTCGCCAACCTGGGCGACGACACGCTGTTCCTGGTGGTCAACGCCGCCTGCAAGGACCAGGACCTGGCCCACCTGCAAGCGCACATCGGCAACCTTTGCGAGATTCAGCCACTGTTCGAGCAGCGTGCCCTGCTCGCCCTGCAAGGCCCGGCAGCGGTCAAGGTACTGGAGCGCCTGGCCCCGGAAGTGGCCCACATGACCTTCATGCAGTTCCGCCGGGTGAAACTGCTGGGTGAAGACTGCTTCGTCAGCCGCTCGGGCTACACCGGCGAAGACGGCTACGAAATTTCGGTACCGGCACAGGCTGCCGAAGCGCTCGCCCGCCGCCTGCTGGCCGAGCCCGAAGTACAGCCGATCGGCCTGGGTGCGCGCGACTCGCTGCGCCTGGAAGCCGGCCTGTGCCTGTATGGCCATGACATGAATACCGAGACCACGCCGGTCGAAGCCAGCCTGCTGTGGGCCATTTCCAAGGTGCGCCGTGCCGATGGCACACGTGCCGCCGGTTTCCCGGGCGCCGAAGCCATCTTCGCCCAGCAGCGCAATGGCGTGGCGCGCAAACGTGTGGGTCTTTTGCCGCAGGAGCGTACGCCAGTGCGTGAAGGCGCGGATATTGTCGATGCAAACGATAAACCCGTAGGCAAAGTGTGCAGCGGCGGTTTTGGCCCGACACTCGGTGCACCTGTAGCAATGGGTTATATCGATAGTGAACATGCTGCAATCGACACCCCACTGTTCGCCGTGGTGCGAGGCAAGAAGGTTGCCTTGAAAGTCAGCAAAATGCCTTTCGTGGCACAACGTTACTACCGGGGCTGA
- a CDS encoding cold-shock protein, whose translation MAERQNGTVKWFNDEKGYGFITPESGPDLFVHFRAIEGNGFKSLKEGQKVTFEAVQGQKGMQADKVQVAG comes from the coding sequence ATGGCTGAGCGTCAGAACGGTACCGTCAAGTGGTTCAATGACGAAAAAGGTTACGGCTTCATCACTCCAGAAAGCGGTCCGGATCTGTTCGTGCACTTCCGCGCTATCGAAGGTAACGGCTTCAAGAGCCTGAAAGAAGGCCAGAAGGTCACCTTCGAAGCAGTCCAGGGCCAGAAAGGCATGCAGGCTGACAAAGTTCAGGTCGCCGGCTGA